The Macrobrachium nipponense isolate FS-2020 chromosome 27, ASM1510439v2, whole genome shotgun sequence genome includes a region encoding these proteins:
- the LOC135200791 gene encoding venom protein 302-like produces the protein MKTIILFLGFVAFIESAYGLTCPCHTDKSFTCVDEPKEESCSYGRIKDACECCLECARGPGEECGGPWGVTGTCAEGYTCVKVPGGYEDSIGFDGKCHNATEVTTTTPTEPASTTTPSSTTTSSTTPPAK, from the exons ATGAAAACTATTATCCTTTTCCTCGGTTTCGTCGCTTTCATTGAAAG TGCTTACGGCCTTACCTGTCCCTGCCACACTGACAAAAGTTTCACCTGCGTTGACGAACCTAAGGAAGAGAGCTGTTCGTATGGAAGGATAAAAGACGCCTGCGAGTGTTGCCTGGAATGTGCCAGG GGACCGGGTGAGGAATGCGGAGGACCGTGGGGCGTGACTGGCACTTGTGCAGAAGGGTACACATGCGTGAAGGTACCCGGAGGGTATGAGGACAGTATTGGCTTCGATGGCAAATGCCACAACGCCACCGAAGTCACTACCACTACCCCGACAGAACCTGCATCTACGACCACGCCTTCCTCGACCACGACATCCTCAACCACGCCTCCAGCAAAGTAG